A stretch of the Macaca thibetana thibetana isolate TM-01 chromosome X, ASM2454274v1, whole genome shotgun sequence genome encodes the following:
- the MAGED2 gene encoding melanoma-associated antigen D2, whose amino-acid sequence MSDTSESGAGLTSFQAEASEKDSSSMMQTLLTVTQNVEVPETPKASKAPEVSEDVKVSKTSGVSKATEVSKTPEAQEAPATQASSTTQLTGTQVLAAENKSLAADTKKQNADPQAVTMPATETKKVSCVADTKVNTKAQETEAAASQAPADEPEPESAASQSQENQDTRPKVKAKKARKVKHLDGEEDGSSDQSQASGTTGGRRVSKALMASMARRASRGPIAFWARRASRTRLAAWARRALLSLRSPKARRGKARRRAAKLQSSQEPEAPPPRDVALLQGRANDLVKYLLAKDQTKIPIKRSDMLKDIIKEYTDVYPEIIERAGYSLEKVFGIQLKEIDKNDHLYILLSTLEPTDAGILGTTKDSPKLGLLMVLLSIIFMNGNRSSEAVIWEVLRKLGLRPGIHHSLFGDVKKLITDEFVKQKYLDYARVPNSNPPEYEFFWGLRSYYETSKMKVLKFACKVQKKDPKEWAAQYREAMEADLKAAAEAAAEAKARAEIRARMGIGLGSENAAGPCNWDEADIGPWAKARIQAGAEAKAKAQESGSASTGASTSTNNSASASASTSGGFSAGASLTATLTFGLFAGLGGAGASTSGSSGACGFSYK is encoded by the exons ATGTCTGACACAAGCGAGAGTGGTGCGGGTCTAACTAGCTTCCAG GCTGAAGCTTCAGAAAAGGACAGTAGCTCGATGATGCAGACTCTATTGACAGTGACCCAGAATGTGGAGGTCCCAGAGACACCGAAGGCCTCAAAGGCACCGGAGGTCTCAGAGGATGTGAAGGTCTCAAAAACCTCTGGGGTCTCAAAGGCCACAGAGGTCTCAAAGACCCCAGAGGCTCAggaggcacctgccacccaggCCTCATCTACTACTCAGCTGACTGGTACCCAGGTTCTGGCGGCTGAAAACAAGAGTCTAGCAGCTGACACCAAGAAACAGAATGCTGACCCGCAGGCTGTGACAATGCCTGCCACCGAGACCAAAAAGGTCAGCTGTGTGGCTGATACGAAGGTCAATACTAaggcccaggagactgaggctgctgcCTCTCAGGCCCCAGCAGATGAACCTGAGCCTGAGAGTGCAGCCTCCCAGTCTCAGGAGAATCAGGATACTCGGCCCAAGGTCAAAGCCAAGAAAGCCCGAAAG GTGAAGCATCTGGATGGGGAAGAGGATGGCAGCAGTGATCAGAGTCAGGCTTCTGGAACCACAGGTGGCCGAAGGGTCTCAAAGGCCCTAATGGCCTCAATGGCCCGCAGGGCTTCAAGGGGTCCCATAGCTTTTTGGGCCCGCAGGGCATCAAGGACTCGGTTGGCTGCTTGGGCCCGGAGAGCCTTGCTCTCCCTGAGATCACCTAAAGCCCGTAGGGGCAAGGCTCGCCGTAGAGCTGCCAAGCTCCAGTCATCCCAAGAGCCTGAAGCACCACCACCTCGGGATGTGGCCCTTTTGCAAGGGAGG GCAAATGATTTGGTGAAGTACCTTTTGGCTAAAGACCAGACGAAGATTCCCATCAAGCGCTCAG ACATGCTGAAGGACATCATCAAAGAATACACTGATGTGTACCCTGAAATCATTGAACGAGCAGGCTATTCCTTGGAGAAG GTATTTGGGATTCAATTGAAGGAAATTGATAAGAATGACCActtgtacattcttctcagcaccttgGAGCCCACTGATGCGGGCATACTGGGAAC GACTAAGGACTCACCCAAGCTGGGTCTGCTCATGGTGCTTCTTAGCATCATCTTCATGAATGGAAATCGGTCCAGTGAGG CTGTCATCTGGGAGGTGCTGCGCAAGTTGGGGCTGCGCCCTGG gaTACATCATTCACTCTTTGGGGACGTGAAGAAACTCATCACTGATGAGTTTGTGAAGCAGAA GTACCTGGACTATGCCAGAGTCCCCAATAGCAATCCCCCTGAATATGAGTTCTTCTGGGGCCTGCGCTCTTACTATGAGACCAGCAAGATGAAAGTCCTCAAGTTTGCCTGCAAG GTACAAAAGAAGGATCCCAAGGAATGGGCAGCTCAGTACCGAGAGGCGATGGAAGCGGATTTGAAGGCTGCAGCTGAGGCTGCAGCTGAAGCCAAGGCGAGGGCCGAGATTAGAGCTCGAATGGGCATTGGGCTTGGCTCGGAGAATGCTGCCGGGCCCTGCAACTGGGATGAAGCTGATATTGGACCCTGGGCCAAAGCCCGGATCCAGGCGGGAGCAGAAGCTAAAGCCAAAGCCCAAGAGAGTGGCAGTGCCAGCACCGGTGCCAGTACCAGTACCAATAACAGTGCCAGTGCCAGCGCCAGCACCAGTGGTGGCTTCAGTGCTGGTGCCAGCCTGACCGCCACTCTCACCTTTGGGCTCTTCGCTGGCCTTGGTGGAGCTGGTGCCAGCACCAGTGGCAGCTCTGGTGCCTGTGGTTTCTCCTACAAGTGA